The Arachis hypogaea cultivar Tifrunner chromosome 14, arahy.Tifrunner.gnm2.J5K5, whole genome shotgun sequence DNA window aatattttaaatacttttatataGTTACAAGAAGACATTAAAaacagttaaaaaatattttatattttaatcccaaaaaatactttatattttatatatatgccgtGTCCCcgtatcttataagattttaaaattcatgtGTCTGCGTGTCctgtgtcgtgtcgtgtcccgtgtccgtgtcagtATCCGTGCATCATAGGTGAATCCTCTTTCACTCCCTTGGAGAACGTATGTGCCTGATTGACCAACGTAGAGGTTATCAGACTTAAGACCAAGCAGTTGCTGCAACTACCCCATTAGAATTTCGGAAAGCTTCTAGAGATCCTGTTTCATGACTTGCATGATTCCATGTTCAGCAATTGAATTTATGAAAATTAGCAGTAGTGGGATACTGGGATACATGAATACCAGCATAAATCAGTTGCATAATATTCATTATCTACaccaagataaaacaaaatataataaaactctttcaaaaaaatttactgAAATTAAATGGTTTGGAACAAGAATCTATCAAGTATTTGTTTAAAAGTTATAAGCATATTACACACAGAATAAAAAACACCAAATGTTGCTTAACTTTCATTGTATATAGCCAGAAATTTTGCCTGAGAGTTAACAAACTACTAAACAGTGGCAATTCATGAGTGAAAGGAAAACCTGGGTTGAAATCATATGTCTGGGTGGATCCTTACTTTCCAAATCCTTTATACAGCTTTGGGGATTCCATACAACACCACCTCCCCACATCTGCAATATTCCAAAATAGCCTCTTCATAACAACAAAAAAATTGGCGATTCTATACAACATGTAATAATACAAAAACATTAAGTAATGAGAATTTGAAGGCGAGATGAATAACTCGGGATATAAATCCATTTGTATTAGACAGGTCCCCGTTTGGAAGCTCCAACTGGAGAGGGCATTCCTTTGCAGATGGTATATACCTGGAATTATGAACAAGGAAACTGGCAATGTAGCTCTGTCTAAATGCAGAACACAACTAGTACATTGAAATCACGCTAGAGAATATGTATACCAGTAGAGAGAATGAGATAAAGTAATTTCAATTGTACTGCTATTTTAGGTTCTGGAAAGTAAAAGTAATAAATCTAGGATTGAGATGAAAATTATACACCAAAAGTTGCAACACTTTAGATCTCCCACCCGCTGCAACTGAAGTATCCAAGTGCCACTCATTAGAATCAACCTGTTCAACATAGTCAATCCACCACAAATATATTATTATCTTGTCTCAGGTAGACATTAAATGAAATATGAAAAGGACACATGTGAACCCTCAGCAGATACTTTTTAATGCATTAGCAATGATAACAAAtttacataatttgaaccaaatttACATATGACTTGCATAACTCAAAAGGTAAATAAACTTCTCAATAATCAAAGCATTGATTTGCGATTTATCTGATAGGCTGGGCTAGAACTAAATAATAAGTACACTTAAATTATAAATGATAAGTCGGAGCCTCAGAGAATGCGTACAAAGAAAGGAAGATCCTTGGTACTAGAAATGTGGCTTCCAAGCACCTCATCCCAGTAAGAAAATGAAGACTTTTGCGTATGATATAAAACCTGCCAATTAcgaataattataaaatcaatcAAATCTAAACCGTACAACATTTTTTAATTGTTACATGCAAACAAGAATTTACCTGGCTTTCAACTGTTATGTTTGCTATAGGTTGCAAAGATTGGATTACAGGTTGCAACAGAATCTCATCAATTTCACGAAAATTCCTACATTAAGATCACAACAGAAACTTCAAAATGATTACAAAGAAAACTAAGGTAATACTTTTAATGACAGgacatcaaaaaaataaataaataaatttcaacaaTCTACAATGTAACATTTAAAGCCTCGTTGCCATTAATCTCTGTGAACTCCACATTTCATTTCAAAGCAAGTTCTCTCTAtgccaaactttttatagcatatCTAGAAGAATTCCCAGTATAGCAAAACAAATGCATGTTATCTATAAAACACAACAAGAACACTCCAAGGGAATTACAGTTTTCACAATCCATACCAATCATATATCCAATCCCGCGGCTCTGCATTGAGCAAACTGAAGGAAAGAACAATCCTGCCATCAGCACCAACCGGCATGAACTTGGCGCGAATCGAATCCCCTTCACTCCTACCATTCATGAACACCTTGGCAAAGATTTCAGCCACCCTCGAAAGTGCCTTCTCCTCCAAAACACCGCCGAGTATCCACGCGTGCCGATACTTCCCCACCACAGCCCTCACCTCTGCCTCCTTGTCGCCCCCATTCACCACCACCACACTATACACGTTCCCTCCACCATCCACATTCCCCAAACAACCCCTCAGCAACTCATCAACATTTTCATCACTCAACTTCCCGCCAAAAAAAGCAACTTCTTCACCACACTTAAACGGACACTGAGCTTTCGAATTCTCCGTCCGCATGCAACTTGTGCCCGAATCAATCACCACAGAGACCTCATAGGCACCGCAATTACCGCATTGCGAGGAGTTAGGGTTCAGTAGGGACATCTTGTTGATAATTGCTTCTGCAACGTCGTTTGAGGCGGTGAAGTTGAAACCAAGGAACATGGCTTGGAATTGGCAACGGAAGTGTAAGGGTTTGGAGTCCAATTGCGAAGAGAATGCTTCTATTCCACAGAAGGGGAGCGGAGAACGGTAGATTTCGACGGATTTCCATAGCAGCGGGAAACCTGCAAATAAACAGGACAGAAAGAAAGTCAAATAGTTGACCAACACTGGATTGGGTCAAAGTAGTTGACCAACTGCATATTCGGTTACCTAGGATGAATGAGAAGGGGACAATGAGGGTGAGGATGACAGGCTTGATGCCGGGTTTGGTGGTTCGCATGGTTTTGGGGTCCAACTCCATTATCTTCTTTTTGTGGAGACTTCAGTTTCAGAGGAGAGTGGGGTCTAGTAACTGCTCCAGCtgtcagtcaccaaaaaaaaaaaaaaactgctccAGCTGTTGGTGTAGCGTTGCATGGGAATAGAAAGGGTTCCCAGTTTTTattttttcgagattctctattTAATTCACATCGTGATTCGATAATGATTGAATTTCCTCTAAATCAACTCATTCAATTCCACATTTCCACTTCATTATATTTGGATTTGATTCAATCACCCAGCTTTATCTTCCTGCCTCTGCCCATGTCAATCTCCCGAGTCGTAGCCATAGTTTTTTATTGCGGATGGCGGCTCATGGCGGTGAGCCAAAAATCCGCCATAAAGTTATAGCGGATGGCGTTGCGAAAAATGGCGGAAATGGCGGATTAcctaaaatatacatatatatacaaaaaaaaacatacagaaaaattgcaaatataataaactataaaatttatctATATAAGCAACTTTCTAGTCATAAAACATCTAATTAATATAGCAAATATAGTAGCAAATTTAGCAAATAAATATAACATCAAGTtcaaatcataactcaaaagtcaTAGCAAGCCAtaaaatagaaaacataaaacataaaaactaTAAAATCATCTACATTCTAGCTCTCATCAAATTCATCCAAATTAACATGATTATTATCGTGTCCCTCTACCCCCTCATCATCCTCTGAATCAGTATCATTGAATtgaatctcctcttcttgttcttcttcattttcagaattctcttcatcttcaaattgtggttcttcttcct harbors:
- the LOC112743708 gene encoding LOW QUALITY PROTEIN: uncharacterized protein (The sequence of the model RefSeq protein was modified relative to this genomic sequence to represent the inferred CDS: substituted 2 bases at 2 genomic stop codons): MELDPKTMRTTKPGIKPVILTLIVPFSFILGFPLLWKSVEIYRSPLPFCGIEAFSSQLDSKPLHFRCQFQAMFLGFNFTASNDVAEAIINKMSLLNPNSSQCGNCGAYEVSVVIDSGTSCMRTENSKAQCPFKCGEEVAFFGGKLSDENVDELLRGCLGNVDGGGNVYSVVVVNGGDKEAEVRAVVGKYRHAWILGGVLEEKALSRVAEIFAKVFMNGRSEGDSIRAKFMPVGADGRIVLSFSLLNAEPRDWIYDWNFREIDEILLQPVIQSLQPIANITVESQVLYHTQKSSFSYWDEVLGSHISSTKDLPFFVDSNEWHLDTSVAAGGRSKVLQLLVYIPSAKECPLQLELPNGDLSNTNGFISRMWGGGVVWNPQSCIKDLESKDPPRHMISTQDLXKLSEILMGXLQQLLGLKSDNLYVGQSGTYVLQGSERGFTYDLDVLSQNHVCLNLYSCAATLGSLSRLVLQSLPRMIITDEIGKQVMISLEAAKFAQSNASAGIYDASAVSSRQARALAEDSFFHPSVMSISYYSYWHSVSIYAPYFLLVIKPVILPVLSEWKRYKQENMKFVAWKAKAKVT